The following coding sequences lie in one Nitrospirota bacterium genomic window:
- the bioA gene encoding adenosylmethionine--8-amino-7-oxononanoate transaminase, with protein MNIQSYIKHIEQLDKQYLWHPFTQMKEWTEGPPVIIAEGRGSFLKDISGKWYIDGVSSLWVTVHGHRKKEIDDAIKKQVDKISHSTLLGLTHPPAVLLAEKLVRIVQNFEGKKLRRWEDKKFSTSQPLNLSTSQLPDSKLRRVFYSDNGSTAVEIALKMAFQYWRHKGVKGKKTFLTLNNAYHGDTVGAVSVGGIDLFHSIFSPLLFKTFKAPSPYCYRCGPGKKYPSCRLFCLHEMEKIMKEHLKEIAALIIEPLVQGAGGMIVSPPGYLKGVRKLCSKYGILMIADEVATGFGRTGRMFACEHEDVSPDILCLAKGITGGCLPLAATVTSEEVYSAFLGEYKDLKTFFHGHTYTGNQLACAAALANLDLFKKEKTLNRMQKKIDLLKKELEKMNSFSHVGEIRQRGFMVGIELVKNKKTKEPYPLEEKTGWKVCCRAKEKGLLIRPLGSVVVLMPPLSISHQELKNLVRLTAEAVKEVTG; from the coding sequence ATGAACATCCAATCATATATCAAACATATTGAGCAACTGGATAAACAGTACCTCTGGCATCCTTTTACCCAGATGAAGGAATGGACTGAAGGGCCGCCCGTAATTATTGCGGAGGGACGCGGGTCTTTTCTGAAGGACATTTCCGGCAAATGGTATATTGACGGCGTGTCGTCTCTCTGGGTTACAGTCCATGGCCACCGGAAGAAAGAGATAGACGACGCGATAAAAAAACAGGTTGATAAGATCAGCCACTCCACCTTGTTAGGGCTCACACATCCCCCGGCAGTTTTATTGGCAGAGAAACTGGTGAGGATAGTGCAGAATTTCGAAGGTAAGAAGTTGAGAAGATGGGAGGATAAGAAGTTTTCAACCTCTCAACCTCTTAATCTCTCAACTTCTCAGCTTCCTGACTCCAAACTTCGCCGCGTCTTTTACTCCGACAACGGCTCAACCGCGGTGGAGATAGCATTGAAAATGGCCTTCCAGTACTGGAGGCATAAAGGGGTCAAAGGCAAAAAAACATTTCTCACACTTAATAACGCATATCACGGCGATACAGTGGGCGCGGTAAGTGTCGGCGGGATCGACCTGTTTCACTCCATATTTTCTCCGCTCCTGTTTAAAACCTTTAAAGCGCCGTCGCCGTATTGCTACAGGTGCGGGCCTGGTAAAAAATATCCGTCGTGCAGGCTTTTCTGTCTCCACGAGATGGAAAAAATAATGAAGGAGCATCTAAAGGAAATAGCCGCTTTGATCATCGAGCCGCTTGTTCAGGGGGCCGGAGGCATGATCGTGTCGCCGCCAGGATATTTAAAAGGAGTCAGGAAACTGTGCAGCAAATACGGCATCCTTATGATCGCCGATGAGGTTGCAACGGGCTTTGGAAGGACCGGCAGAATGTTCGCCTGTGAACATGAAGACGTAAGCCCCGACATCCTTTGCCTTGCAAAAGGCATAACAGGAGGCTGCCTGCCGCTTGCGGCTACAGTTACAAGCGAAGAAGTTTACAGTGCGTTTCTTGGTGAATACAAAGACTTGAAGACCTTTTTCCACGGGCACACATACACGGGCAATCAGTTAGCTTGTGCCGCCGCCCTCGCCAATCTTGATCTGTTCAAAAAAGAAAAGACCTTAAACAGGATGCAAAAGAAGATCGATTTACTGAAGAAAGAATTGGAGAAGATGAATTCATTTTCTCATGTCGGCGAAATAAGGCAGAGAGGGTTTATGGTTGGTATAGAGCTTGTGAAAAACAAGAAGACAAAGGAGCCTTATCCGCTCGAAGAAAAAACAGGCTGGAAGGTTTGCTGCCGTGCAAAGGAAAAAGGTTTGCTAATACGGCCCCTCGGCAGTGTTGTAGTGCTGATGCCGCCCCTCAGCATATCCCACCAGGAATTAAAAAACCTCGTACGGTTGACCGCCGAGGCCGTAAAAGAAGTCACAGGATAA